CCTTGGCCTCTGGGGTCACCATAAACCCCGTCCCTAACAATGCACCCGCGACAGCGAGGGCTAACGTTTTGCGTTTAGCAACGTGCGTAACCATAAGAAAAAATTCCTCTTTGACATCACATTTAAAGTGCTTTGCCTATGTCCACCACAGCTCACAGGTTCAGCCTCAAAAAAACCCTAAGTGGGTAAAATTTTGCTGGGGAGAAAAACTCGCCACCAGCGGCTACTGATTTAAAAAAACGTCTCTGTCGATAAACGTTCTGGAGATTGCTGCTGGAACACAGACTATTTTTCGCGACGCGAATTATCAATTAAAAAAGTCGAAAATTATTCAAAATATGACCATGAGCACATAATTGTGAAAAAATATTACAGACATCACAAATTCTTTAAAAACAATGCATAAGGAGAGTTTTCATGAGGAAAATAGTCTCTCATTGACATCTTGAATGGTTTCAGCAAATCCCCATTAACGGGATAAATTTTGAATAAAAATGAGGATATTTCCTCAGTTAATTCGTAAAGCGAATATTTAAGAAAGACTTACAGAATGGGGCCTCATTACAACAAAACTTAGGAATCAGTTGAGATTGACCAACGGAAAAAGCAGAAAATGAGTCATTCGACGGGGGGAAACCGCGTGTTTAATAAACAAAACACGGAACCTGTTAAAACGGAGAAATGGGCATAAGAGGAATAAAAAAGGCGTGGACAATGCCACGCCAATTGAATTGAATCAGAGATAAAGCTTAGCTGGTTGCTTTGGCTGCCCACGTATCGCGCAAGCCAACAGTGCGGTTAAACACCAAGGCATCAGGCTTTGAATAGCGGCTATCAGCACAGAAATAACCTTCACGCTCAAACTGATAGGTTTTCTCTGGCACAGCATTTACCAGACTCGGCTCAACGAAGCCATGACGAATAACTAATGACTCAGGGTTAATCGTCGACAGGAAATCCTCTGCCGCGGCTGGGTTTGGTACACTAAACAAACGGTCGTATAAACGAATTTCCGCCGGTAACGCATGCTTAACGGAAACCCAGTGAATCACACCTTTCACTTTACGGCCATCAGCGGGATCTTTGTTCAGTGTTTCTGCGTCATAGCTGCAATACAGTGTCGTGACATTCCCTTCAGCGTCTTTCTCAACACGCTCAGCTTTGATCACATAAGCATTGCGCAGGCGCACTTCTTTGCCCAATACCAAACGCTTATATTGCTTGTTCGCTTCTTCACGGAAATCTGCGCGATCGATGTAAATCTCACTATCGAACGGAACCTGACGCGTCCCCATGTCCGGATTGTTAGGGTGATTTGGCATCGTCAGCCACTCTTCCCCTGCCGCACGGTTTTCGATAATCACCTTAATCGGATCAAGCACAGCCATAGCACGTGGGGCATTTTCGTTCAGATCATCACGGATACAAGATTCCAATGACATCATCTCAACGTTGTTGTCCTGCTTAGTCACACCAATACGGCGGCAGAACTCACGGATAGAGGCTGCGGTATAGCCACGACGACGTAGGCCTGAAATGGTTGGCATACGAGGGTCATCCCAGCCTTCTACCACCTTCTCAGTCACCAATTGGTTCAGCTTGCGCTTAGACATAATGGCGTATTCGAGATTCAGGCGGGAGAACTCATACTGCCGAGGATGGCATTCAATGGAGATATTATCCAACACCCAATCATACAAGCGACGGTTATCTTGGAACTCCAGCGTACACAGTGAATGGGTGATCCCTTCAATCGCATCAGAAATGCAATGGGTAAAGTCATACATCGGGTAGATGCACCACTTGTTACCAGACTGATGATGTTCAGCAAACTTAATGCGATATAGCACCGGATCACGCATCACGATAAAGGGTGACGCCATGTCAATTTTGGCACGCAGACACGCCGTACCTTCTGCAAAGCCGCCTGCACGCATTTTTTCAAATAGCGCTAAGTTCTCTTCCACGCTGCGATCACGATACGGGCTGTTTTTACCCGGTGCAGTCAGTGTGCCGCGATATTCGCGCATCTGTTCAGCGGTTAACTCATCCACATACGCCAAGCCCTTGTTAATCAGCTCTATCGCGTACTGGTGCAATTGATCAAAGTAATCTGAGGAGTAACGTACATCACCGCTCCAGGTGAAGCCTAGCCACTCTACGTCATGCTTAATAGACTCAACGAACTCGACATCTTCTTTCACCGGATTGGTGTCATCGAAACGTAAGTTGCATTGGCCGTGATAGTCTTGCGCGATACCAAAATTCAGACAAATGGATTTCGCGTGACCAATATGCAGGTAGCCGTTTGGCTCCGGCGGAAAGCGGGTGTGGACCGACGTGTGTTTGCCGCTGGCTAAATCTTCGTCAATAATCTGACGGATAAAATTACTCGGGCGGGCTTCTGCCTCACTCATTGTTCTTTTCCTCAATGCAAACGCAACAAATATAACCGCATATAATCCAACAAGCCCGGCCCGGAAACAACCGTTTGTTCGGCAAACAAAACAAAAAAAACGGGAAGAGATGGCTCTCTTCCCGTTACTTTGACAAAAACTCAGGTCAGGTGCTCAGGACTTCAGCACCTCTAGCGAATTATTTACCACGAATCTCAAACAATTGGCTTTGACCGGCAACCACAGAGTCACCTGCCAGCAGTGAGATACCGGCGTAATCATCAATATTGCTTACCACGACTGGGCTAATCATTGAGCGCGCATTGGCGTTCAAATAATCCAGATCAAGCTCCAACACAGGCTGACCGGCAACCACAGTTGCCCCCTCTTCAACCAAGCGAGTAAAGCCTTGGCCATTGAGTTTTACGGTATCAATCCCGATATGAACCACAATCTCAGCACCCGTTTCTGTTTCTAGGCAGAATGCATGGTCGGTATTGAAGATTTTAACAATGGTACCGTTTGCTGGAGAAACTACCGTTTTATCAGTAGGACGTATGGCAACACCATCACCAACGGCTTTGCTGGCAAAGGCTTCATCAGGGACCTGTTCCAATGCAACAACATCACCACTAATTGGCGAAACCAACACTAGCGAAGCTGTTTTGGCATTGTTAACGACAGCCTGAGGCTGAGCCGCGGCAGCAGCCGTGCTTGCAGCCGGAACCGGACCACCAGCCAACACCACTCGCATCGCCGAAGCAATCAATTCCGCACGCGTCCCAACGATCACTTGCACACTTTGTTTATTCAGGCGAATCACACCCGATGCCCCTAAACGCTTCGCGACACTGTCATTCACCAGTGCAGAATCTTTCACGTTCAAACGCAGACGAGTAATACAAGCATCGATGCCAGTAAGGTTATCTGAGCCACCGATAGCACCAATGTAGCGACGAGCCAGACCGTTAATTTCACTCTCATTAACCGCTGGCGTGTTATTCACGTTCACGTCATAGCCGTCTTCTTCACTGCCTTCAACAGCCAGTTCACGACCTGGAGTCAGTAAATTGAATTTCTTGATAGTGAAACGGAATACCACGTAGTAAATGGCGAAGAACACCAGACCTTGTGGGATCAGCATGTACCATTGTGTTGCCAGCGGGTTACGGGAAGACAGCACCATATCCACCAAACCGGCGCTGAAACCAAAACCTGCGATCCAATGCATACTCGCGGCGATGAACACGGAAATACCGGTTAACACAGCGTGGATGAAGTACAGTACTGGCGCAACGAACATGAAGGAGAACTCAAGTGGTTCGGTGATACCGGTGAAGAAGGCAGCAAATGCCCCCGCCAACATGATACCCGCCACTTTCGCTTTATTTTCTGGACGTGCACAGTGATAAATCGCCAATGCAGCACCCGGCAAACCAAACATCATAATCGGGAAGAAACCAGCCTGATAACGACCAGTGATACCTGCAACAGCTTTACCGGCGTCGATAGACTGTTGGCCACCCAAGAAGTTAGGAATATCGTTAATACCGGCTACGTCAAACCAGAACACGGAGTTCAGTGCATGATGCAGGCCGACTGGGATCAGTAAACGGTTGAAGAAGGCGTAGATACCCGCGCCAATTGACCCCATATCTTTGATGTATTCACCGAAGGTCACCAATGCGTTATAAATTAGCGGCCAGAGGTACATCATGATGAAAGCAACAACGATCATCAGGAAGGACGTCAGGATCGGAACCAGACGACGGCCACTGAAGAAGGAGAGTGCTTTTGGCAATTCCACACCGCTGTAGCGGTTGTACAACTCAGCCGAGATGATACCAACCATGATACCAACGAACTGGTTGTTGATTTTGCCGAAGGCTGCAGGCACCTGATCAAGCGGAATCTTTTGAATCATCGAAACCGCAGCCGGTGAACACAGCGTCGTTAAGACTAAGAAGCCGACAAAGCCGGTCAGTGCAGCAGCACCGTCTTTGTCTTTTGACATACCGTAAGCCACACCAATAGCGAACAGTACAGACATGTTATCGATGATTGCAGCACCGGATTTTATAAATAATGCTGCCAATGCATTATCGCCACCCCAGCTAACGGGGTCGATCCAATAACCTACACCCATCAATATCGCAGCGGCTGGCAATGTGGCCACAGGGACCATCAATGCTCGACCTACTTTTTGCAAGTAACTAAGAATATTCACTTTTCCCCCTATTCGTCCGAGACCGGACCCTTTAAGTAGTTTATTTATTTTACTCACTACCTTTTAGAAATACGCATTGCACATTTTTATTTATTTACGGCACGAATGACTCATGCTGGAGTGTAAAAAATTTATTTCGTAACGCAAATTAAAACCCCCTATTTTGTGATAAATGTCACCAAAAACCAGCGAAAAAGCACCAATGGACTAGCCATCACATAAAACTTATTTTATCATTCGAAAAATGAACAATGCATTGTACCAACGCACGAGTCAGAATCTGAGTTACGCTTAGCTGAATGATTCAAACCGCGTAGAGTATAGCCACTATTCTCAATCCTAAGAGGTGCAAGATGAGACTTATTCCACTGAAAAACACCACAGAAGTGGGTAAATGGGCAGCACGCCATATCGTTAATCGCATTAATGCGTTCAAACCGACTGCGGAGCGTCCATTTGTTTTGGGCCTGCCAACCGGTGGAACACCGATGGAAGCTTATAAACACTTGGTTGCTATGCATAAAGCCGGTGATGTTAGCTTCAAAAACGTTGTCACATTTAACATGGATGAGTATGTTGGGTTGCCGCAAGAACACCCAGAAAGCTACTACACCTTCATGCACACCAACTTCTTCGATCATGTTGATATCCCAGCTGAAAATATTAACCTGCTAAATGGTAACGCACCGGATATCGATGAAGAATGCCGCCGTTACGAAGAGAAAATTAAGTCTTACGGTAAAATCAATCTGTTCATGGGTGGCGTTGGCGTCGATGGCCACATCGCCTTTAATGAACCGGCTTCTTCTTTAGCTTCTCGTACTCGTATCAAAACCTTGACCCAAGAAACCCGCATCGCTAACTCACGTTTCTTTGGTGGTGATGCAAACCTCGTGCCGAAATATGCACTGACCGTCGGTGTTGGGACATTGCTGGATGCGGAAGAAGTCATGATTCTGGTGACTGGCCACGGTAAAGCTCAAGCCTTACAAGCCGCTGTTGAAGGTAGCATCAACCATATGTGGACCATCAGTTGCCTGCAATTGCATGCCAAGGCCATCATGGTGTGTGACGAACCGTCCACGATGGAATTGAAAGTGAAAACGGTAAAATATTTCCGCGAATTAGAAGCTGAAAACGTCAAGAATCTTTAATTTTTATAAGGGGGCTAAGATGTACGCTTTAACTCACGGCCGTATTTATACCAGCCATGAAGTACTGGATAATCATGCTGTTGTCGTGGCTGATGGATTGATCGAACGTATCTGTCCTGTCGATGAACTTCCGGCTGGTATTGAGATACGTGATTTGGGTGGTGCCATTCTGGCCCCCGGTTTTATTGATGTTCAGTTAAATGGTTGCGGCGGCGTGCAATTCAATGATTCTCTTGAGGCTATCTCAGAAGAGACGTTGGTCATTATGCAACGCGCAAATGAAAAATCAGGTTGCACCAGTTTCCTGCCAACACTGATTACCAGCAGTGATGAATTTATGAAGCATGCAGTTGATGTCATGCGTTCATATCTGCAAAAAAACCAGCATCAGGCACTGGGCCTACATCTGGAAGGGCCGTATCTCAACCCTGTGAAGAAAGGCACCCATAATCCGGCGCTCATCCGTAAACCGACCGCCGAAATGATCGATTATCTGTGTGCTAATGCCGATGTGATAACCAAGCTCACTCTGGCACCAGAAATGGTCGATGCAAAATATATTGAGCAACTGACAGAAGCAGGCATTTTAGTGTCTGCCGGTCACTCGAACGCAACCTATAAAGAAGCCCGTAAGGGATTTGCTGCCGGAATTGGCTTTGCGACGCACCTTTATAACGCAATGCCTTATATCTCAGGGCGTGAACCTGGCTTAATCGGGGCAATTTTTGATACGCCAGAACTCTATACCGGCGTGATTGCGGATGGTTTGCATGTTGATTGGGCTAATATCCGGGCAGCAAAACATCTGAAAGGCGACAAACTGGTACTGGTCACCGACGCGACTGCACCCGCAGGCGCTGAAATTGATCAATTTATTTTTGCCGGTAAAACAATATACTATCGTGATGGTTTATGTGTGGATGAGAATGGCACACTAAGCGGTTCAGCACTGACGATGATCGAAGCCGTTCAAAACAGTGTGGAACATGTTGGCATCGCGCTCGATGAAGCATTGCGTATGGCGACACTTTATGCGGCCCGCGCCATTGGCGTGGAGAAGCAGTTAGGGAGCATTGAAGTCGGCAAAGTAGCCAACCTGACTGCCTTTACCCGCGATTATAAAATCACTAAAACCATCGTTAATGGTAACGAGGTTTTAAAATAAGCGAGTAATTGTATTGATGAGCACTGGCGGACAGTCACAAATTGGTAATGTGGATCTTGTGAAACAACTCAATGGTGCCGTCGTTTACCGGCTCATTGACCAACAAGGCCCGATTTCGCGCATTCAAATTGCCGATCTCAGCCAGCTAGCGCCCGCCAGCGTCACCAAAATTACCCGTCAACTGTTGGAGCGCGGGCTGATCAAAGAAGTCGATCAGCAAGCCTCCACCGGTGGTCGCCGAGCCATCTCCATCGTCACAGAAAATCGCCAGTTCCACACGATTGCCGTCCGCTTAGGCCGCCATGACGCCACCATTACCCTGTTTGACATGAGTGGCAAGTCACTGGGTGAAGAACATTATTCGTTACCCGAACGTACGCAAGAAACGTTGGAACACGCGCTGTTTAACATAATCAGCCAGTTTATCGACGCCTATCAGCGAAAATTACGGGAATTAATTGCCATTGCCGTTATCCTCCCAGGGCTGGTTGAGCCGAGTAAAGGTATCGTGCGCTACATGCCGCACATCAGTGTCAACAACTGGCCATTAGTCGAAAATCTGCAAAATCGGTTTAACGTCACCAGCTTTGTGGGCCACGATATTCGTAGCTTGGCGCTGGCTGAGCACTATTTCGGTGCAACCCGTGATTGCGAAGACTCCATATTGGTTCGCCTGCACCGAGGAACCGGTGCCGGTATTATCGTTAACAGCCAGATCTTTTTAGGCAGCAATGGCAATGTGGGTGAAATCGGCCACATCCAAATCGACCCTTTAGGTGAACGTTGTTATTGCGGTAACTTTGGTTGCCTAGAAACCGTTGCGTCCAATGCCGCGATTGAAAATCGTGTGCGGCATCTGCTCGCACAAGGCTACCCTAGCAAGCTAACACTGGATGATTGCCATATTGGTGCCATCTGCAAAGCCGCTAATCGAGGTGATTTGTTGGCAAGTGAAGTGATTGAGCATGTGGGCCGCTATTTGGGCAAGGCAATTTCTATCGCGATTAACTTATTCAATCCGCAAAAAGTGGTAATCGCCGGTGAAATCATTGAAGCCGACAAAATCCTGCTTCCTGCAATCCAAGGCTGTATTAACACGCAAGTCTTAAAAAACTTCCGCCAGAATTTGCCTATCGTCACTTCACAGCTAGATCATCAATCCGCGATCGGGGCTTTTGCCTTGGCTAAACGTGCCATGTTGAATGGAGTCTTGTTGCAGCGTTTATTGGAAAACTAACCTGAGATAGGGGCGTTGCAGGGTCTTTCTCATCATTGACCATGTTATAGTGGCTCATTACCGCGCGAAAAGAGTAATTGAAACAATGACAATTAAAAGCGTTATCTGTGATATCGATGGTGTGTTGCTACATGACAATAAAGCGATACAGGGTGCCAATGACTTTTTGGCCCGAGTGCAAAACGCCGGAATGCCATTGGTTATTTTGACCAATTATCCCTCACAAACTGCACAAGACTTAGCTAACCGTTTCATCACCGCTGGGCTTGATGTGCCAGAGAGTGCGTTTTATACCTCCGCAATGGCGACGGCAGATTTCCTGCGCCGTCAGGATGGTAAAAAAGCCTATGTGATTGGCGAAGGCGCATTAGTTCACGAATTGTATAAAGCAGGCTTCACCATCACGGATATCAATCCTGATTTTGTTATCGTGGGGGAAACACGCTCCTACAACTGGGACATGATGCATAAAGCTGCCTATTTCGTTGCCAATGGCGCGCGTTTTATCGCCACCAACCCAGATAGTCACGGTCACGGCTTTTCACCGGCCTGTGGTGCACTCTGCGCTCCCATTGAGAAAATCTCGGGTCGCAAGCCATTTTATGTTGGCAAACCTAGCCCGTGGATCATCCGCGCTGCACTGAATAAAATGCAGGCACACTCGGAAAGTACCGTGATTGTGGGCGATAACTTACGCACCGATATTTTGGCCGGTTTCCAAGCAGGTCTTGAAACCATTTTGGTCCTGTCGGGTGTTTCAACCTTGCCAGATATCGAAGCCATGCCATTCCGCCCGAGTTACGTTTACCCTTCTGTTGCTGAAATCGATATCATCTAAACCTCAGTTGGCGGTCATGGCCGCCACCCTCTTTTTGCTCCCATCCCTTTTTTAGTGCAATGCACCAAAGTTTCTTGCCATTACGCCCTGTTTTAGCGCATTTTCTTTTTAGGCCCTTCGTACTTAAGGTTTCAGGGTTGCTTGCGGGTGACTGACCTAGCAGGCTCAGTCCTTGAGGATACGTATGTTGCTGTGCCAGTTGACGTTGCTAAAACATGGCACCAGTAAATTGGCGTGTTTTTTGCATCTATTTATTGCATACAGCTTAATAATATTCGGATGACTGCATCGTCATGGGGCATAACTTGCATCAATCACAAGCAAGTTTGCAAAAAAAAGCACCAGCGATGAACGACTCAAATTCAACATCATCACCGCCAAAGCAAAGAAGTTAGGGAGATTACTATGTGTTCTATTTTCGGGGTCCTCGACCTTAAAACCGACCCCATTGAATTGCGCAAAAAAGCGCTGGAAATGTCACGTTTAATGCGCCACCGCGGGCCGGATTGGTCTGGTGTATGGGCAAATGATAAAGCAATTCTCGCCCACGAACGTCTATCTATTGTCGACGTCAATACGGGGGCTCAACCCCTTCTTAATGAGGCGCGTACTCATATTCTGGCGGTTAACGGTGAAATCTATAATCATCAGGCATTACGTCAGCAGTATGGCGACCGCTACGCATTCCAAACGGGTTCAGATTGCGAAGTTATTTTGGCGCTGTATCAAGAGAAAGGTCCAGAATTCCTTGATGACCTACAAGGCATGTTTGCTTTCGTTTTATACGATACAGAGAAAGATGCTTACCTGATTGGTCGTGACCATCTGGGTATTATTCCGCTGTATATGGGCCACGACGAACATGGCAACATGTATATCGCCTCAGAAATGAAAGCGCTGGTGCCTGTTTGCCGTACCATCAAAGAGTTCCCAGCAGGTAGCTACCTGTGGAGCCAAGACGGTGAGATTCGCGAGTATTACCATCGTGACTGGTTTGATTACGATAACGTCAAAAACAATGTCACCGATAAAGTCGAATTGGCTAATGCATTAGAAGATGCCGTTAAAAGCCATCTGATGTCGGATGTGCCTTATGGCGTGTTGTTATCTGG
The window above is part of the Yersinia massiliensis genome. Proteins encoded here:
- the glnS gene encoding glutamine--tRNA ligase, encoding MSEAEARPSNFIRQIIDEDLASGKHTSVHTRFPPEPNGYLHIGHAKSICLNFGIAQDYHGQCNLRFDDTNPVKEDVEFVESIKHDVEWLGFTWSGDVRYSSDYFDQLHQYAIELINKGLAYVDELTAEQMREYRGTLTAPGKNSPYRDRSVEENLALFEKMRAGGFAEGTACLRAKIDMASPFIVMRDPVLYRIKFAEHHQSGNKWCIYPMYDFTHCISDAIEGITHSLCTLEFQDNRRLYDWVLDNISIECHPRQYEFSRLNLEYAIMSKRKLNQLVTEKVVEGWDDPRMPTISGLRRRGYTAASIREFCRRIGVTKQDNNVEMMSLESCIRDDLNENAPRAMAVLDPIKVIIENRAAGEEWLTMPNHPNNPDMGTRQVPFDSEIYIDRADFREEANKQYKRLVLGKEVRLRNAYVIKAERVEKDAEGNVTTLYCSYDAETLNKDPADGRKVKGVIHWVSVKHALPAEIRLYDRLFSVPNPAAAEDFLSTINPESLVIRHGFVEPSLVNAVPEKTYQFEREGYFCADSRYSKPDALVFNRTVGLRDTWAAKATS
- the nagE gene encoding N-acetylglucosamine-specific PTS transporter subunit IIBC — translated: MNILSYLQKVGRALMVPVATLPAAAILMGVGYWIDPVSWGGDNALAALFIKSGAAIIDNMSVLFAIGVAYGMSKDKDGAAALTGFVGFLVLTTLCSPAAVSMIQKIPLDQVPAAFGKINNQFVGIMVGIISAELYNRYSGVELPKALSFFSGRRLVPILTSFLMIVVAFIMMYLWPLIYNALVTFGEYIKDMGSIGAGIYAFFNRLLIPVGLHHALNSVFWFDVAGINDIPNFLGGQQSIDAGKAVAGITGRYQAGFFPIMMFGLPGAALAIYHCARPENKAKVAGIMLAGAFAAFFTGITEPLEFSFMFVAPVLYFIHAVLTGISVFIAASMHWIAGFGFSAGLVDMVLSSRNPLATQWYMLIPQGLVFFAIYYVVFRFTIKKFNLLTPGRELAVEGSEEDGYDVNVNNTPAVNESEINGLARRYIGAIGGSDNLTGIDACITRLRLNVKDSALVNDSVAKRLGASGVIRLNKQSVQVIVGTRAELIASAMRVVLAGGPVPAASTAAAAAQPQAVVNNAKTASLVLVSPISGDVVALEQVPDEAFASKAVGDGVAIRPTDKTVVSPANGTIVKIFNTDHAFCLETETGAEIVVHIGIDTVKLNGQGFTRLVEEGATVVAGQPVLELDLDYLNANARSMISPVVVSNIDDYAGISLLAGDSVVAGQSQLFEIRGK
- the nagB gene encoding glucosamine-6-phosphate deaminase, whose product is MRLIPLKNTTEVGKWAARHIVNRINAFKPTAERPFVLGLPTGGTPMEAYKHLVAMHKAGDVSFKNVVTFNMDEYVGLPQEHPESYYTFMHTNFFDHVDIPAENINLLNGNAPDIDEECRRYEEKIKSYGKINLFMGGVGVDGHIAFNEPASSLASRTRIKTLTQETRIANSRFFGGDANLVPKYALTVGVGTLLDAEEVMILVTGHGKAQALQAAVEGSINHMWTISCLQLHAKAIMVCDEPSTMELKVKTVKYFRELEAENVKNL
- the nagA gene encoding N-acetylglucosamine-6-phosphate deacetylase — translated: MYALTHGRIYTSHEVLDNHAVVVADGLIERICPVDELPAGIEIRDLGGAILAPGFIDVQLNGCGGVQFNDSLEAISEETLVIMQRANEKSGCTSFLPTLITSSDEFMKHAVDVMRSYLQKNQHQALGLHLEGPYLNPVKKGTHNPALIRKPTAEMIDYLCANADVITKLTLAPEMVDAKYIEQLTEAGILVSAGHSNATYKEARKGFAAGIGFATHLYNAMPYISGREPGLIGAIFDTPELYTGVIADGLHVDWANIRAAKHLKGDKLVLVTDATAPAGAEIDQFIFAGKTIYYRDGLCVDENGTLSGSALTMIEAVQNSVEHVGIALDEALRMATLYAARAIGVEKQLGSIEVGKVANLTAFTRDYKITKTIVNGNEVLK
- the nagC gene encoding DNA-binding transcriptional regulator NagC yields the protein MSTGGQSQIGNVDLVKQLNGAVVYRLIDQQGPISRIQIADLSQLAPASVTKITRQLLERGLIKEVDQQASTGGRRAISIVTENRQFHTIAVRLGRHDATITLFDMSGKSLGEEHYSLPERTQETLEHALFNIISQFIDAYQRKLRELIAIAVILPGLVEPSKGIVRYMPHISVNNWPLVENLQNRFNVTSFVGHDIRSLALAEHYFGATRDCEDSILVRLHRGTGAGIIVNSQIFLGSNGNVGEIGHIQIDPLGERCYCGNFGCLETVASNAAIENRVRHLLAQGYPSKLTLDDCHIGAICKAANRGDLLASEVIEHVGRYLGKAISIAINLFNPQKVVIAGEIIEADKILLPAIQGCINTQVLKNFRQNLPIVTSQLDHQSAIGAFALAKRAMLNGVLLQRLLEN
- a CDS encoding HAD-IIA family hydrolase, which encodes MTIKSVICDIDGVLLHDNKAIQGANDFLARVQNAGMPLVILTNYPSQTAQDLANRFITAGLDVPESAFYTSAMATADFLRRQDGKKAYVIGEGALVHELYKAGFTITDINPDFVIVGETRSYNWDMMHKAAYFVANGARFIATNPDSHGHGFSPACGALCAPIEKISGRKPFYVGKPSPWIIRAALNKMQAHSESTVIVGDNLRTDILAGFQAGLETILVLSGVSTLPDIEAMPFRPSYVYPSVAEIDII